One Synechococcus sp. MU1617 DNA window includes the following coding sequences:
- the cobU gene encoding bifunctional adenosylcobinamide kinase/adenosylcobinamide-phosphate guanylyltransferase — protein MAVVDPTFHLEPPMAGQTSRLILVSGPARSGKSRWAEHLLLHHPVVTYIATAATRPDDPDWHKRLEVHRKRRPDHWSLAECGADLVNVIDNLAPGQSVLIDALGGFVAHHLDLNASEWEHLCERLIASIRSSHCTFVLVIEETGWGVVPPTRIGGLFRDRLGSLAQALDRVANAAWLVLQGRALDLHGLGQLVP, from the coding sequence ATGGCGGTGGTTGATCCCACGTTCCATCTGGAGCCACCCATGGCAGGCCAGACCAGCCGCTTAATCCTGGTCAGCGGACCAGCCCGCAGTGGCAAGAGCCGTTGGGCTGAGCATCTTTTGCTTCATCACCCTGTTGTGACCTACATCGCCACCGCTGCCACCCGACCGGATGACCCTGATTGGCACAAGCGGCTGGAGGTCCACCGGAAGCGTCGACCCGACCACTGGAGCCTCGCTGAATGCGGAGCAGACCTGGTGAACGTCATCGACAACCTTGCTCCAGGCCAATCTGTTCTGATTGACGCGCTTGGAGGATTCGTTGCCCATCACCTCGACCTAAATGCATCGGAGTGGGAGCACCTCTGTGAACGGCTGATCGCCTCGATCAGGTCATCGCATTGCACTTTTGTTCTGGTGATCGAAGAGACAGGCTGGGGCGTTGTCCCCCCAACACGCATCGGTGGCTTGTTTCGGGATCGTCTTGGAAGCCTTGCCCAAGCACTTGACCGTGTCGCCAACGCCGCCTGGTTGGTTCTCCAGGGTCGCGCTCTGGATCTTCATGGCCTAGGCCAGCTTGTGCCATGA
- a CDS encoding M23 family metallopeptidase, which produces MRASLALAAAVAPVVSLGLWSSLPGIADNATFELAELPPLPALELSDSIAAGNKAKTTASVWFKVVRATSLRRFSELFNLDPEVLATLNNVPYSHVFEKESWLSLPGSARAVAVTLSSLKRTSERQTLPVAAPPPVGTLAKIQKGDSLAAFLKRHGVTQEQLKTWNPGLDVSGLTVGRELQIAQASSGQSLLAVRPLRSGGAAWPEQTLLPIADQPDHLKPPIVGYQWPTKGVFTSGYGWRWGRMHKGIDIANNTGTPVLAARDGIVSFSGWSGAYGYLVEIAHSDGESTRYAHNSRLLVKKGQVVPRGARISLMGSTGRSTGPHLHFEIRRAGGAALNPLVKLPARKA; this is translated from the coding sequence ATGCGCGCATCGCTTGCTCTGGCAGCTGCAGTAGCCCCTGTTGTGTCATTGGGTCTGTGGAGCTCCCTACCCGGTATTGCCGATAACGCCACCTTTGAACTTGCCGAGCTGCCTCCCCTGCCAGCTCTCGAGCTTTCTGATTCCATCGCCGCCGGCAATAAAGCCAAAACGACTGCCTCCGTTTGGTTCAAGGTCGTTCGGGCCACGTCACTGAGGCGTTTCTCTGAGCTGTTCAACCTTGATCCTGAGGTTCTGGCCACGTTGAACAACGTGCCTTACTCCCATGTTTTTGAAAAGGAGAGTTGGCTCTCTCTGCCTGGCTCTGCGCGGGCTGTTGCGGTGACGCTGTCGTCACTCAAACGGACCAGTGAGCGTCAGACGCTTCCAGTTGCTGCTCCGCCACCGGTCGGCACCCTTGCCAAAATCCAGAAGGGTGATTCTTTGGCTGCTTTCCTTAAGCGTCACGGTGTCACCCAGGAACAGCTCAAGACTTGGAATCCTGGGCTTGATGTCAGTGGTTTGACTGTTGGCCGGGAGCTCCAGATCGCTCAGGCTTCCTCAGGGCAGTCACTTCTTGCTGTTCGTCCGCTTCGGAGTGGAGGTGCTGCTTGGCCAGAGCAAACTCTGCTGCCTATCGCCGACCAGCCCGACCACCTCAAACCCCCAATCGTTGGTTACCAGTGGCCAACCAAGGGTGTTTTTACCTCAGGTTATGGATGGCGTTGGGGTCGGATGCATAAAGGGATTGATATTGCCAACAACACCGGAACCCCTGTCCTTGCAGCGCGTGATGGGATCGTCTCCTTCTCAGGCTGGAGCGGTGCCTACGGTTATCTGGTCGAAATCGCCCACAGCGATGGTGAATCCACGCGTTACGCCCACAACAGCCGCCTTTTGGTCAAGAAAGGTCAGGTTGTACCCCGTGGTGCTCGAATTTCATTGATGGGAAGCACCGGACGCAGCACCGGACCTCACCTTCACTTTGAAATCCGTCGCGCCGGTGGCGCTGCTCTCAATCCCCTGGTCAAGCTTCCGGCACGAAAGGCCTGA
- a CDS encoding cofactor assembly of complex C subunit B: MPGPARAVLICALLLLGLTVTNAGLAETVTPELQRAEVLAGMAAVGLMLVAVLWTRANPKSAEKVPLKGEQGLVMADQFSKDQQQELAWGSHMLLTATPAASVLVLWRQQVVLRRGLISQDSFQPGPITKRALERDQTISLVNTTLFPGRAEFDAMLPSLPSIVVCPMGNEGAVIVGGWSPRCFTRSDERWIEGWTQRLRTTLGAGEVSPVLPDSA; the protein is encoded by the coding sequence ATGCCAGGTCCCGCCCGAGCCGTTCTGATCTGTGCGCTCTTGTTGCTGGGTCTGACCGTGACCAATGCTGGGTTAGCGGAGACCGTGACACCCGAACTGCAAAGAGCAGAGGTTCTGGCGGGGATGGCAGCGGTTGGGTTGATGTTGGTGGCTGTGCTCTGGACAAGGGCCAATCCCAAATCAGCGGAGAAGGTTCCGTTGAAGGGAGAGCAGGGACTGGTGATGGCGGATCAGTTCAGTAAGGACCAACAACAGGAGCTGGCCTGGGGCAGCCACATGCTGCTGACGGCAACGCCAGCGGCATCGGTGCTCGTGCTGTGGCGCCAACAGGTCGTGTTGCGTCGAGGCCTAATCAGTCAGGACTCGTTTCAGCCAGGGCCGATCACCAAACGGGCCCTTGAACGTGACCAAACCATCTCACTGGTGAACACAACACTGTTTCCGGGCCGGGCGGAATTCGACGCGATGCTGCCTTCACTCCCTTCCATCGTTGTATGCCCCATGGGCAACGAAGGAGCCGTGATCGTGGGGGGCTGGTCACCGCGATGTTTCACCCGATCGGATGAACGATGGATTGAGGGCTGGACCCAGCGGCTCAGAACGACACTTGGGGCCGGCGAGGTTTCTCCTGTGCTGCCGGACTCAGCTTGA
- a CDS encoding peroxiredoxin: MTDTGCLRVGQQAPDFTATAVVDQEFKEVTLSQYRGKYVVLFFYPLDFTFVCPTEITAFSDRYADFSSKNTEVLGVSVDSQFSHLAWIQTPRNQGGLGDINYPLVADLKKEISTAYNVLDDAEGVALRGLFIIDPDGVIMHATINNLPVGRNVDETLRVLQAFQYVQSNPDEVCPANWTPGEKTMKPDPKGSKEYFSSIG, encoded by the coding sequence ATGACCGACACCGGTTGCTTGCGTGTGGGCCAGCAGGCCCCTGATTTCACAGCCACCGCAGTGGTGGACCAAGAGTTTAAGGAAGTCACCCTGTCCCAGTACCGGGGCAAGTACGTGGTGCTGTTCTTCTATCCGCTGGATTTCACCTTCGTTTGCCCGACTGAAATCACGGCCTTCAGCGACCGCTACGCCGATTTCTCCAGCAAGAACACCGAAGTCCTCGGCGTTTCCGTGGACAGCCAGTTCAGCCACCTGGCCTGGATTCAGACCCCTCGCAATCAGGGCGGCCTGGGCGATATCAACTATCCCCTCGTTGCCGATCTGAAGAAGGAAATTTCCACGGCGTACAACGTCTTGGATGATGCCGAGGGTGTTGCCCTGCGCGGCTTGTTCATCATCGACCCCGATGGTGTGATCATGCACGCCACCATCAACAACCTGCCCGTTGGCCGCAACGTGGATGAGACTCTTCGGGTTCTGCAGGCCTTCCAGTACGTGCAATCCAACCCCGACGAGGTTTGCCCTGCCAACTGGACTCCTGGTGAAAAGACCATGAAGCCTGATCCCAAGGGTTCCAAGGAGTACTTCTCCTCCATCGGCTGA
- a CDS encoding tellurite resistance TerB family protein, protein MCVSAMTTPEAFAAIALAAVACDGKLGRDEAHALRCQLEYRSLYSDSSEAAMGELFDRLLLLLREQGVQGLIASALPQLNRTQQQSALAVAAHLVHADRKITTEETDLLDQLTRQMTLPDNEACMVVEAIEALNRDMLDS, encoded by the coding sequence ATGTGCGTCTCTGCCATGACGACTCCCGAGGCTTTTGCCGCCATTGCCCTCGCCGCCGTTGCCTGTGATGGAAAGCTGGGGCGGGATGAAGCGCATGCCCTGCGCTGTCAGCTGGAATACCGATCGCTCTACAGCGACAGCTCTGAAGCTGCGATGGGTGAATTGTTTGATCGCCTGCTGCTGCTGTTGCGGGAGCAGGGCGTTCAGGGCTTGATTGCCTCTGCCTTACCGCAGCTCAATCGAACACAGCAGCAGTCGGCCCTGGCTGTGGCCGCGCATCTGGTGCATGCAGACCGCAAGATCACAACGGAGGAGACCGACCTCTTGGATCAGCTCACCCGTCAGATGACGTTGCCCGACAACGAAGCCTGCATGGTTGTTGAGGCAATTGAAGCCCTTAACCGCGACATGCTGGACAGCTAA
- the psb32 gene encoding photosystem II repair protein Psb32 — protein MPRSARRLLASLLSFGFCLLLCAPASLAISPAALGGSLPDALVIDDADVFSRASRGELEVKLRSFDDQRVDARLITLRRLDYGINLNSFGEELLETWSSPSGNPLLLMLIETSNKRSAVVANQELEAQLPASLLKSTARTTMTVPLREGDRYRQASVDGLTRLSTVLSGGEDPGPPKEIERVTLPTNIPTKAETAESDATKWVIILLVLGTIIPMATWWVFSR, from the coding sequence ATGCCTCGTTCCGCCAGACGCCTGTTGGCCAGCCTGCTTAGTTTCGGGTTCTGTCTTCTCCTCTGCGCCCCTGCCAGTCTGGCGATCTCACCTGCCGCGTTGGGTGGAAGCCTGCCGGATGCACTGGTGATCGACGATGCCGACGTGTTCAGCCGCGCCAGCCGTGGTGAATTGGAGGTGAAATTGCGCAGTTTTGATGATCAACGGGTGGACGCCCGCTTGATCACGCTGCGGCGATTGGATTACGGCATCAACTTGAACAGCTTCGGTGAGGAACTTCTCGAGACGTGGAGCTCCCCCAGCGGTAATCCCCTGCTGTTGATGTTGATCGAAACCTCCAACAAGCGTTCAGCCGTGGTCGCAAATCAGGAGCTCGAAGCACAACTTCCTGCAAGCCTGCTGAAGAGCACCGCGCGGACAACGATGACGGTGCCCCTGCGGGAGGGCGATCGCTATCGCCAGGCATCTGTTGATGGCCTCACTCGACTTTCAACTGTCCTCTCGGGTGGGGAAGATCCTGGTCCTCCGAAGGAAATTGAACGGGTCACTCTGCCCACCAACATTCCCACCAAGGCGGAAACCGCTGAGAGCGATGCCACCAAATGGGTGATCATCTTGTTGGTGCTTGGAACCATCATCCCGATGGCCACCTGGTGGGTGTTCTCGCGCTGA
- the pxcA gene encoding proton extrusion protein PcxA, whose translation MSRRNWINLFSNSQSIELSSDLERGYEAALLIQSLELEYYGDRQIRPDLKLSVPRSVQATILRRFKTALAICRNSAANLSEQRGQLDSQELRQLQLIESVVSRYGSRRSSSSPSISRSPDALPRSLLGVFDSIRLQLDPSTEDNLVAGYRRRRDSTLISLRVLLLLVLVPLLVQQIAGTYLISPVVNQFSPELPFLSYPKPQLEEKAAEKLRVYKQELEFDAFLKGDQPLADGALRDKLTEKATELKQDADQESLKAIKNVFADLAGLIAFTVVCFMSRDELRVLRGFLDEAVYGLSDSAKAFAIILFTDIFVGYHSPEGWSVLLEGIADHFGLPSSQSFVNLFIATFPVVLATIFKYWIFRYLNRVSPSSVATLKGMNGGG comes from the coding sequence ATGAGCCGCCGTAACTGGATCAACCTGTTCAGCAACAGCCAATCCATCGAACTCTCGAGTGATCTTGAGCGTGGATACGAGGCGGCTCTTCTTATCCAAAGCCTGGAATTGGAGTACTACGGCGACCGGCAGATCCGGCCGGACCTCAAGCTCTCTGTGCCGCGCTCTGTTCAGGCCACGATTCTGCGTCGCTTCAAAACGGCGCTGGCCATTTGCCGTAATTCAGCAGCCAATCTCTCGGAACAACGGGGCCAACTGGATTCCCAGGAGCTGCGTCAACTCCAACTGATTGAATCCGTCGTGAGCCGCTATGGATCGCGACGATCCAGCAGTTCACCGTCGATCAGCCGCTCACCGGATGCCCTGCCCCGTTCGCTTCTCGGTGTCTTCGACAGCATTCGACTTCAATTGGATCCTTCGACCGAGGACAACTTGGTTGCCGGCTATCGACGCCGAAGGGACAGCACGCTGATTTCATTGAGGGTCCTGCTGCTTCTCGTTCTGGTTCCCTTGCTGGTTCAACAGATTGCGGGGACCTATTTGATCTCCCCTGTGGTGAATCAGTTTTCACCTGAACTTCCTTTCTTGAGTTATCCCAAGCCTCAGTTGGAAGAGAAGGCAGCTGAAAAACTTCGGGTCTACAAGCAAGAGCTGGAATTCGATGCCTTCCTCAAAGGCGACCAGCCCCTGGCTGATGGCGCCCTGCGCGACAAGCTCACCGAAAAGGCAACGGAACTCAAGCAGGATGCCGATCAGGAAAGTCTCAAGGCAATTAAAAATGTCTTTGCAGATTTGGCCGGCCTAATCGCTTTCACCGTGGTGTGTTTTATGAGCCGCGATGAACTGCGGGTTCTTCGAGGATTTTTGGATGAGGCTGTTTACGGGCTGAGTGATTCCGCCAAGGCCTTCGCCATTATCTTGTTCACTGACATCTTTGTTGGATACCACAGCCCGGAAGGTTGGTCGGTGCTGCTGGAAGGAATTGCCGACCATTTCGGCCTTCCCTCCAGCCAGAGTTTCGTCAATCTCTTCATCGCGACATTCCCAGTGGTGTTAGCGACGATCTTCAAATATTGGATTTTCAGGTATCTCAACCGTGTTTCTCCGTCTTCCGTCGCGACGCTGAAGGGGATGAATGGCGGTGGTTGA
- a CDS encoding tRNA (cytidine(34)-2'-O)-methyltransferase, protein MTEFAPLRIALYEPQIPPNTGNIARTSAAFSIPLTLIEPLGFKVDDRSVRRAGLDYWPHVQLSIASNFPEFQAELQPEQRLIGCSRRGGSSLSSFTFRRGDVLLFGREDTGLPEPVRKACDSILTIPMPGAADDAGQGGVRSLNLSVACALVTYVAGEQLRLW, encoded by the coding sequence ATGACTGAGTTTGCCCCCCTGCGTATTGCCCTGTACGAGCCCCAGATCCCACCGAACACCGGCAACATCGCCCGCACATCGGCAGCCTTCAGCATTCCACTGACCCTGATTGAACCTCTTGGATTCAAGGTGGATGATCGGAGCGTTCGCCGTGCCGGTCTTGATTACTGGCCCCACGTTCAGCTTTCAATCGCGTCGAACTTCCCCGAGTTTCAAGCTGAGCTCCAACCTGAGCAGAGGTTGATCGGTTGCAGTCGTCGTGGTGGCTCATCGCTCTCGTCGTTCACCTTTCGACGAGGGGATGTTCTGCTGTTTGGCCGGGAAGACACGGGGCTGCCGGAACCGGTGCGCAAAGCCTGCGACAGCATCCTCACGATTCCAATGCCTGGAGCTGCTGATGACGCTGGCCAGGGGGGCGTACGCAGCCTCAACCTTTCCGTCGCTTGCGCATTGGTGACCTACGTCGCTGGAGAGCAGTTGCGGTTGTGGTGA
- a CDS encoding UPF0182 family protein — translation MRRLLLLLPLVVVAARMQIEWLWFDQFAWTDVLLKRWLLQLLFAGLAMLPLLAARAWSRQFKQQTSSSSQGICLTGWSYGFALLISAVVVLVTASLTLDLLALAIHDPFQLGEWRPHLGPNVRIGSARGVIQALAIALAMAWPRLRPWLARIVAGSLVVVVSRAWSIWSLALLIPDESTKDPLLAADLSFGLGRFAGLHLALELLILGAAFTLVFELWRLVAGSKAISDWASPIFSRRQIQLIRSLSALLLLGAAGLVWLSRHQLLWTQHGLVAGAGWLQAHLTLPLRAVATLLLVLIALAVLLPCRRRLRQGLALTLATLVVLEMVATPLTRWLVVRPREFALQERYLKNAIEATQWGFQLDQIKSQVDDPSRFSAADREQGASTLENVRLWDSGPLLEANRQLQQLRVYYRFSNAAVDRYPLNQDSDSSQQVIVSARELDQSALPRRSKTWQNSHFIFTHGYGFTVSPVNERRDDGLPSYFIKGLGTETKIAGNPALGIERSDVQDQIPVGDAALYYGMLPSPYAIAPTDIAEFDYPEGDINVMTHYHGSGGVSIRSWLQRCAAAVYLREPRLLFTNAINVDSKLLIRRDVRSRVKAIAPFIDFRGEPYLISIPNSDQDSSNTTKATSDQRQQHQYWVVEGYTHSTTLAYSAAVSPDDPDRYLRNSVKAIVDAYNGSIQFFISEPDDPIAGTWARIFPDLFEPMQAMPQLVRDHRRVPEDFFNVQVNQLKRYHVTDPQIFYNGDDVWQVPSEIYGGQKIDVEPYHITAQVQGNDNSEFLLLQPLTPLARPNLTAWLVARNDGDHYGELELIDFPKDKIILGPEQVQALIHQDPDVSEQFGLWDQDDLELVQGNLLVLPVGSGLLYVEPVYLRTRKVGLPSLARIVVSDGRLIAMDQDLDLALDQLMKKSSTRLTGRA, via the coding sequence ATGAGACGCCTTCTCCTTCTGCTGCCGCTGGTTGTTGTTGCAGCCCGGATGCAGATCGAGTGGCTCTGGTTCGATCAGTTCGCCTGGACTGACGTTCTTCTTAAGCGCTGGCTTCTTCAGCTTCTCTTCGCTGGGTTGGCCATGCTGCCGCTATTGGCAGCCCGGGCCTGGTCCAGGCAATTCAAACAACAGACGTCAAGCTCATCCCAGGGAATCTGCCTGACCGGATGGTCCTACGGATTCGCTCTGTTGATCAGTGCTGTTGTGGTGCTTGTCACTGCCTCGCTGACGCTGGATCTCTTGGCGCTGGCCATCCATGACCCGTTTCAGCTGGGTGAGTGGCGACCACACCTTGGGCCAAATGTTCGAATCGGCTCAGCTAGAGGAGTCATTCAGGCGTTAGCGATAGCCCTGGCGATGGCCTGGCCGCGGTTGAGGCCATGGCTGGCACGGATCGTTGCAGGGTCTCTGGTTGTTGTCGTGAGCCGCGCTTGGAGCATCTGGTCGCTGGCCCTCTTGATTCCTGATGAATCCACGAAAGACCCCTTACTCGCAGCCGATCTGAGCTTCGGGTTGGGGCGCTTTGCCGGATTGCATCTGGCCCTGGAACTGTTGATCTTGGGCGCAGCATTCACCCTCGTCTTTGAGCTCTGGCGTCTTGTGGCTGGCTCAAAAGCAATCTCTGACTGGGCCAGTCCAATCTTTTCGCGGCGACAGATTCAGCTGATCAGGTCCCTGTCAGCGCTTCTGCTGCTTGGAGCAGCGGGTCTGGTGTGGTTATCCAGGCATCAACTCCTGTGGACTCAACACGGCCTTGTGGCCGGGGCGGGATGGCTACAGGCCCACCTCACCCTGCCGTTGCGTGCAGTCGCCACGCTCCTACTGGTGCTGATTGCGCTAGCTGTTCTGTTGCCCTGTCGGCGGCGACTGCGTCAGGGACTTGCATTGACCTTGGCGACGCTCGTGGTGCTGGAAATGGTCGCCACACCTCTGACCCGCTGGCTCGTGGTGCGGCCAAGGGAATTTGCCTTGCAAGAGCGCTATCTGAAAAATGCCATTGAGGCCACGCAATGGGGCTTCCAGTTGGATCAAATCAAGAGTCAAGTCGATGACCCCTCAAGGTTCAGCGCCGCTGATCGTGAGCAAGGCGCCAGCACTCTCGAAAATGTCCGCCTCTGGGACAGCGGTCCTTTGCTTGAAGCAAACCGCCAATTGCAACAGCTGAGGGTCTACTACCGCTTTTCCAATGCAGCAGTTGATCGTTATCCGCTGAATCAAGACAGCGATTCGTCCCAGCAAGTGATTGTCTCGGCGCGCGAATTGGATCAATCCGCATTGCCGCGTCGCTCTAAAACCTGGCAGAACAGTCATTTCATCTTCACCCACGGCTACGGCTTCACCGTTAGTCCGGTGAATGAACGCAGGGACGATGGTCTCCCTTCTTATTTCATCAAAGGTCTCGGCACGGAAACAAAAATTGCTGGAAATCCAGCACTGGGTATTGAACGATCTGACGTTCAGGATCAAATCCCTGTCGGCGATGCAGCGCTCTATTACGGGATGCTTCCTTCGCCCTATGCCATCGCTCCAACAGATATCGCAGAATTTGATTACCCCGAAGGCGATATCAATGTAATGACGCACTATCATGGATCAGGCGGTGTATCAATTAGATCTTGGCTTCAACGATGCGCAGCAGCGGTTTATCTACGTGAACCTCGATTGCTGTTCACAAATGCGATCAACGTTGATTCCAAACTACTTATCAGGCGTGATGTGCGCAGCCGTGTCAAAGCGATAGCACCCTTCATTGATTTTCGTGGTGAGCCCTATCTGATTTCCATTCCCAATTCTGATCAGGACAGTTCCAACACGACCAAAGCGACATCGGATCAACGCCAACAACATCAGTATTGGGTCGTTGAGGGGTACACCCACAGCACGACCCTGGCTTACAGCGCAGCGGTCTCACCAGATGATCCTGATCGGTACTTAAGAAACTCAGTGAAGGCCATTGTCGATGCTTACAACGGCAGCATTCAGTTCTTCATTTCAGAACCCGACGATCCGATTGCGGGCACCTGGGCTCGCATCTTCCCAGATTTATTTGAACCAATGCAGGCGATGCCGCAACTCGTTCGTGACCACCGCAGAGTTCCTGAGGATTTCTTCAATGTTCAAGTGAATCAGCTGAAGCGATATCACGTTACCGATCCCCAAATCTTCTACAACGGCGATGATGTTTGGCAGGTTCCCAGTGAGATCTATGGGGGACAAAAAATTGATGTTGAGCCTTATCACATCACGGCACAGGTTCAAGGCAACGACAATTCCGAATTTCTTTTACTCCAACCACTTACCCCCCTAGCCCGGCCAAATCTCACAGCGTGGTTGGTGGCTCGAAACGACGGTGATCACTACGGTGAATTGGAATTAATCGATTTTCCCAAAGACAAAATCATCCTCGGCCCGGAACAAGTTCAGGCTCTTATTCATCAGGATCCAGATGTGAGCGAGCAGTTTGGCCTTTGGGATCAGGACGATCTAGAACTCGTTCAAGGCAATCTTCTTGTGCTTCCCGTTGGCTCTGGACTCCTTTACGTGGAACCGGTATATCTGCGTACCAGGAAAGTGGGGCTGCCCTCTTTGGCCAGGATTGTTGTGAGTGACGGTCGGTTGATTGCGATGGACCAGGACTTAGATCTCGCTTTGGATCAACTCATGAAAAAAAGCTCCACCCGTTTGACGGGCAGAGCTTAA